In Physeter macrocephalus isolate SW-GA unplaced genomic scaffold, ASM283717v5 random_103, whole genome shotgun sequence, one DNA window encodes the following:
- the AP1S1 gene encoding AP-1 complex subunit sigma-1A isoform X1 — MMRFMLLFSRQGKLRLQKWYLATSDKERKKMVRELMQVVLARKPKMCSFLEWRDLKVVYKRYASLYFCCAIEGQDNELITLELIHRYVELLDKYFGSVCELDIIFNFEKAYFILDEFLMGGDVQDTSKKSVLKAIEQADLLQEVRAGPVRKRRKRTKAKGALPTLDTLPAGPSCPFPTSLWRLAPKAPGWPAGPQALTARGGR; from the exons ATG atgcGATTCATGCTGCTGTTCAGCCGGCAGGGGAAGCTGCGGCTACAAAAATGGTACCTGGCCACCTCAGACAAGGAGCGAAAGAAGATGGTTCGGGAGCTTATGCAGGTCGTTCTGGCTCGCAAGCCCAAGATGTGCAGCTTCCTGGAGTGGAGGGACCTCAAAGTTGTCTATAAGAG ATATGCCAGCCTCTACTTCTGCTGTGCCATCGAGGGCCAAGACAATGAGCTTATCACGCTGGAGCTGATCCACCGGTACGTGGAACTCCTGGACAAATACTTCGGCAGC GTTTGCGAGCTGGATATCATCTTCAACTTTGAGAAGGCCTACTTCATCTTGGATGAGTTTTTGATGGGGGGCGACGTCCAGGACACCTCCAAGAAGAGTGTGCTGAAGGCTATCGAGCAGGCGGACCTGCTGCAGGAGGTACGGGCCGGGCCagtcaggaagaggaggaagaggaccaAGGCCAAGGGTGCCCTCCCTACCCTGGACACCTTGCCTGCGGGCCCCAGCTGCCCGTTCCCCACCTCCCTGTGGCGTCTGGCCCCCAAGGCGCCTGGTTGGCCAGCTGGCCCTCAAGCCCTAACTGCTAGGGGTGGGAGGTAG
- the AP1S1 gene encoding AP-1 complex subunit sigma-1A isoform X2, with amino-acid sequence MRFMLLFSRQGKLRLQKWYLATSDKERKKMVRELMQVVLARKPKMCSFLEWRDLKVVYKRYASLYFCCAIEGQDNELITLELIHRYVELLDKYFGSVCELDIIFNFEKAYFILDEFLMGGDVQDTSKKSVLKAIEQADLLQEVRAGPVRKRRKRTKAKGALPTLDTLPAGPSCPFPTSLWRLAPKAPGWPAGPQALTARGGR; translated from the exons atgcGATTCATGCTGCTGTTCAGCCGGCAGGGGAAGCTGCGGCTACAAAAATGGTACCTGGCCACCTCAGACAAGGAGCGAAAGAAGATGGTTCGGGAGCTTATGCAGGTCGTTCTGGCTCGCAAGCCCAAGATGTGCAGCTTCCTGGAGTGGAGGGACCTCAAAGTTGTCTATAAGAG ATATGCCAGCCTCTACTTCTGCTGTGCCATCGAGGGCCAAGACAATGAGCTTATCACGCTGGAGCTGATCCACCGGTACGTGGAACTCCTGGACAAATACTTCGGCAGC GTTTGCGAGCTGGATATCATCTTCAACTTTGAGAAGGCCTACTTCATCTTGGATGAGTTTTTGATGGGGGGCGACGTCCAGGACACCTCCAAGAAGAGTGTGCTGAAGGCTATCGAGCAGGCGGACCTGCTGCAGGAGGTACGGGCCGGGCCagtcaggaagaggaggaagaggaccaAGGCCAAGGGTGCCCTCCCTACCCTGGACACCTTGCCTGCGGGCCCCAGCTGCCCGTTCCCCACCTCCCTGTGGCGTCTGGCCCCCAAGGCGCCTGGTTGGCCAGCTGGCCCTCAAGCCCTAACTGCTAGGGGTGGGAGGTAG
- the AP1S1 gene encoding AP-1 complex subunit sigma-1A isoform X3, with the protein MMRFMLLFSRQGKLRLQKWYLATSDKERKKMVRELMQVVLARKPKMCSFLEWRDLKVVYKRYASLYFCCAIEGQDNELITLELIHRYVELLDKYFGSVCELDIIFNFEKAYFILDEFLMGGDVQDTSKKSVLKAIEQADLLQEEDESPRSVLEEMGLA; encoded by the exons ATG atgcGATTCATGCTGCTGTTCAGCCGGCAGGGGAAGCTGCGGCTACAAAAATGGTACCTGGCCACCTCAGACAAGGAGCGAAAGAAGATGGTTCGGGAGCTTATGCAGGTCGTTCTGGCTCGCAAGCCCAAGATGTGCAGCTTCCTGGAGTGGAGGGACCTCAAAGTTGTCTATAAGAG ATATGCCAGCCTCTACTTCTGCTGTGCCATCGAGGGCCAAGACAATGAGCTTATCACGCTGGAGCTGATCCACCGGTACGTGGAACTCCTGGACAAATACTTCGGCAGC GTTTGCGAGCTGGATATCATCTTCAACTTTGAGAAGGCCTACTTCATCTTGGATGAGTTTTTGATGGGGGGCGACGTCCAGGACACCTCCAAGAAGAGTGTGCTGAAGGCTATCGAGCAGGCGGACCTGCTGCAGGAG